Proteins found in one Maridesulfovibrio sp. genomic segment:
- a CDS encoding histone deacetylase: MLKAENSLGIIFFPAFDWAISPTHPEREERLLYTQDQLREEGLFDIEGIREYKPEVASMEDIERVHFCFPEAEAVATRSHCIAAGGAIKAAKLIMEGERDRAFALVRPPGHHAMKTVQGSRGFCAINIEAIMCEYIRETYGPKRIAIVDTDCHHGDGTQDVYWHDPDTLFISLHQDGRTLYPGTGFPKECGGPQALGRTINIPLPPGTSDAGFMHVMKNLVMPILDDFKPDLIINSAGQDNHFTDPITNMNFSAQGYAALNSLLKPDIAVLEGGYAIQGALPYVNLGISLAMAGVDYSHVREPGFNPKTLKESDEIMDYIATICEGVKDIYFHPPAKSSEGVISGDWSVRHRNIFYDTEGITESQTESLLLCDKCRGLLKVESQREGGPMGFGLEIPATACDSCRNQGYSLLEEAQVKSRYRYIQLINRREKDYLRYGF; the protein is encoded by the coding sequence ATGCTCAAGGCTGAAAACAGTCTGGGAATCATATTTTTCCCTGCCTTCGACTGGGCTATATCTCCCACCCATCCAGAGCGGGAGGAAAGACTGCTTTATACGCAGGACCAGTTACGTGAGGAAGGTCTTTTCGACATAGAGGGAATACGCGAATATAAGCCCGAAGTGGCTTCCATGGAAGATATTGAACGGGTTCATTTCTGCTTTCCCGAAGCCGAGGCAGTTGCCACCCGCTCGCACTGCATTGCGGCTGGAGGAGCCATAAAGGCCGCAAAACTGATCATGGAAGGAGAACGGGACCGGGCCTTCGCCCTTGTGCGTCCACCGGGCCACCACGCCATGAAGACAGTACAGGGTTCTCGCGGATTCTGCGCCATCAATATTGAAGCCATCATGTGCGAATACATCCGCGAAACTTACGGTCCCAAGCGCATAGCCATCGTGGATACCGACTGCCATCATGGGGACGGAACACAGGATGTCTACTGGCATGACCCGGACACCCTGTTTATCTCCCTGCATCAGGATGGACGTACCCTGTATCCCGGAACGGGATTTCCCAAGGAATGCGGAGGACCGCAAGCCCTAGGCCGCACCATAAACATTCCGCTACCGCCGGGGACCTCCGACGCAGGATTCATGCATGTCATGAAGAATCTGGTGATGCCCATTCTTGACGACTTCAAGCCGGACCTGATCATCAACTCGGCAGGGCAGGACAACCATTTCACCGATCCAATCACAAACATGAATTTTTCCGCACAGGGATACGCGGCGCTCAACTCCCTGCTGAAACCGGATATAGCCGTACTTGAAGGTGGTTATGCCATTCAAGGCGCGCTGCCTTACGTAAATCTGGGCATCAGCCTGGCAATGGCCGGAGTAGATTATTCCCATGTGCGTGAGCCGGGATTTAATCCTAAAACCCTTAAAGAATCCGATGAAATAATGGATTACATCGCCACTATTTGCGAAGGGGTAAAGGATATTTACTTCCACCCTCCCGCAAAGAGCAGCGAAGGCGTAATAAGTGGAGACTGGTCCGTGCGCCACCGGAATATTTTCTACGACACTGAGGGCATCACAGAATCTCAGACCGAATCACTGCTGCTATGCGATAAATGCCGAGGACTGCTCAAGGTGGAAAGCCAGCGCGAAGGCGGCCCCATGGGGTTCGGCCTCGAGATTCCCGCAACAGCTTGTGACAGTTGCCGTAATCAGGGCTATTCATTGCTGGAAGAAGCACAGGTTAAAAGCCGTTATCGCTATATCCAGCTAATCAACCGCAGGGAAAAGGATTACCTGCGTTACGGATTCTGA
- a CDS encoding TIGR00282 family metallophosphoesterase — protein MRILFLGDIFGRPGRKAIAAKVKGLREELGLDLVIANGENGSQGVGLSIKNAQQLLDCGIDLLTSGNHIWKFSNIYAFLKTSDRIVRPANLPEGTRGRGWTTFKVRDEVPLAVINLQGRVFMDPAECPFHTADKILEEIDPEIKIILVDFHAEATSEKQSLGRYLDGRISAMFGTHTHVQTNDARILEGGTGYISDAGMCGPVESCLGLSPNPVIKRFVTGLPQKWKVAGGPVELQGVLLEIDEKTGRTLSIETYNSGRMTV, from the coding sequence ATGCGTATACTTTTTCTCGGTGACATATTCGGGCGGCCCGGGCGTAAGGCAATCGCTGCTAAGGTGAAGGGACTTCGTGAGGAGCTCGGCCTTGATCTCGTTATTGCAAACGGGGAAAACGGATCGCAGGGCGTGGGGCTTTCCATCAAGAACGCTCAGCAATTACTGGATTGCGGGATCGATCTTTTGACATCCGGCAATCATATCTGGAAGTTCAGTAATATTTATGCTTTTTTGAAAACCAGTGACCGAATTGTCCGCCCTGCAAATTTGCCGGAAGGAACCCGGGGAAGGGGCTGGACAACTTTTAAAGTCCGTGATGAAGTGCCCCTTGCGGTTATTAACCTGCAGGGACGGGTTTTTATGGACCCGGCGGAATGTCCGTTTCATACCGCAGATAAAATACTGGAAGAGATCGATCCGGAAATAAAGATTATTCTGGTCGATTTTCATGCCGAGGCAACTTCGGAAAAGCAGAGTCTCGGGCGTTACCTTGATGGCCGGATAAGTGCCATGTTTGGAACTCACACCCACGTGCAGACCAACGATGCCCGTATTTTGGAAGGCGGAACCGGCTACATTAGCGATGCTGGTATGTGCGGACCTGTTGAATCCTGTCTGGGATTAAGCCCCAATCCGGTTATTAAAAGATTTGTGACCGGGCTTCCCCAGAAATGGAAAGTGGCCGGCGGTCCTGTAGAATTACAGGGGGTGCTGCTTGAAATTGATGAAAAAACAGGCCGGACGCTCTCGATTGAGACATATAATTCAGGCCGGATGACCGTATAA
- the tyrS gene encoding tyrosine--tRNA ligase, giving the protein MNIYDDLKWRGLINQVSDEEKVREYLDTPGQYMYCGFDPTADSLHIGNLVPLLCLVRMKRAGHNPLFLLGGATGRVGDPSGKDKEREFSSIEKIESQAANIQAQIEDFCERNTGEKAEVVNNYEWTKDISFLEMLRDVGKHFTINWMMAKESVKGRFGRDDVGISYTEFSYMILQGYDFYHLFQEKGCQLQIGGGDQWGNITAGCELIRRKAQGEGFAVTFPLITTASGQKFGKSEGNAVYLNPEMTSPYTFYQFWINTDDRDVINFLKYFTFLTEEEIAEIEKEHEEAPHLRVAHKRLAEETTIMIHGREELEKVQAATAALFGKGDIKSVDAATLRGAMEAAPGIEYAKGDLPDLPQILLDLGMVKSKGQARKDIKGGGLYLNNERVSDFDYVPGDDDFIGGECLLIRKGKKNYGLVTLK; this is encoded by the coding sequence ATGAACATTTACGACGATCTAAAGTGGCGAGGGCTGATCAATCAGGTTTCTGACGAAGAGAAGGTACGCGAGTATCTGGATACTCCCGGTCAGTACATGTATTGCGGCTTTGATCCCACTGCCGACAGCCTGCATATCGGTAACCTTGTTCCCCTGCTTTGCCTTGTACGTATGAAACGTGCTGGTCATAACCCTCTTTTCCTGCTCGGTGGTGCTACCGGCCGTGTCGGCGACCCCAGTGGTAAGGATAAGGAGAGGGAGTTTTCCTCCATTGAAAAGATCGAATCTCAGGCCGCAAACATTCAGGCCCAGATTGAAGACTTTTGCGAGCGCAATACAGGTGAGAAAGCTGAGGTTGTAAACAACTACGAATGGACCAAAGATATTTCCTTTCTTGAAATGCTGCGTGACGTGGGTAAGCACTTCACCATTAACTGGATGATGGCCAAAGAATCCGTGAAGGGACGCTTCGGTCGTGATGACGTTGGTATTTCATACACTGAATTCAGTTACATGATATTACAGGGTTATGATTTTTATCACCTGTTTCAGGAAAAAGGCTGCCAGCTTCAGATCGGCGGCGGGGACCAGTGGGGCAACATCACCGCAGGCTGTGAATTGATCCGCCGTAAGGCTCAGGGCGAAGGATTCGCAGTAACCTTCCCGCTTATCACCACTGCCTCAGGCCAGAAATTCGGTAAGAGTGAAGGCAACGCCGTTTACCTTAATCCTGAAATGACTTCACCTTACACTTTTTATCAGTTCTGGATTAATACTGATGACCGTGATGTAATTAATTTTCTAAAATACTTTACCTTCCTCACCGAAGAGGAAATTGCTGAAATTGAGAAAGAGCACGAAGAAGCACCGCATTTGCGCGTAGCTCACAAACGTCTTGCCGAGGAAACCACCATCATGATCCACGGCAGGGAAGAGCTGGAAAAAGTGCAGGCCGCAACAGCAGCTCTTTTCGGCAAGGGAGACATAAAGTCCGTCGATGCCGCTACACTGCGTGGTGCAATGGAAGCCGCTCCCGGTATTGAGTACGCGAAAGGCGATCTGCCCGACCTGCCTCAGATCCTTCTTGATCTCGGCATGGTGAAATCCAAAGGTCAGGCCCGTAAGGATATCAAGGGCGGCGGATTGTACCTCAACAACGAGCGCGTTTCCGATTTCGATTACGTTCCCGGTGATGATGATTTTATCGGCGGAGAATGCCTGCTCATTCGCAAAGGTAAAAAGAACTACGGTCTTGTTACCTTGAAATAA
- a CDS encoding 4-hydroxybenzoate octaprenyltransferase yields MKDILCKYSRKLWENTVLVCRMVKIEHSIFALPFAYMGFFLASGDSTAIKPFVLLTIAMVAIRSFAMAVNRLFDINIDSENPRTRTRPLVTGELTPFFTFCFIVACAVIFVFACKGMNELCYKLSFFALGWSAFYSLTKRFSMLCHFVLGSVLGLAPVAGWLSVDPHFSVPAILFFFGVMFWVAGFDILYATQDRKFDRNRGLNSIPANLGIHKALTISTFSHVNTVIFFALAGMAAGLGWIYFSVLTVAGVILICEHLVISAEDMSRVNMAFFTLNGVISVLLFLGTLADIMI; encoded by the coding sequence TTGAAGGATATTCTTTGTAAATACTCGAGAAAGTTGTGGGAAAATACTGTTCTGGTCTGCCGTATGGTCAAGATTGAGCATTCTATCTTTGCACTGCCGTTCGCCTACATGGGATTTTTTCTTGCCTCCGGTGATTCGACCGCAATTAAGCCTTTCGTCCTGCTGACGATCGCTATGGTGGCTATTCGATCTTTTGCAATGGCTGTGAACAGGCTGTTTGATATTAATATTGATAGTGAAAATCCACGCACCCGGACCCGTCCTCTGGTTACCGGAGAGTTGACCCCGTTTTTTACCTTCTGTTTTATTGTGGCCTGCGCCGTCATTTTTGTTTTTGCGTGTAAGGGCATGAATGAACTCTGCTACAAACTTTCTTTTTTCGCACTTGGCTGGTCAGCTTTTTATTCTTTGACCAAGCGGTTCAGCATGCTCTGTCATTTCGTACTCGGCTCTGTTCTGGGCCTTGCCCCTGTTGCCGGCTGGCTGAGCGTTGATCCCCATTTTTCAGTGCCCGCTATTTTATTTTTCTTCGGGGTTATGTTCTGGGTTGCCGGTTTCGATATCCTTTACGCAACACAGGACCGTAAATTCGACCGTAACCGCGGGCTGAATTCCATCCCCGCCAATCTAGGTATCCATAAGGCGCTGACTATCTCCACCTTCAGCCATGTGAATACTGTGATCTTTTTTGCTTTGGCCGGAATGGCTGCCGGATTGGGATGGATCTATTTTTCGGTCCTTACTGTTGCCGGTGTAATTCTCATTTGCGAACATCTGGTCATTTCCGCCGAAGATATGAGTCGCGTAAATATGGCTTTTTTTACTTTGAACGGCGTTATTTCAGTTCTATTGTTTTTAGGAACACTCGCCGACATAATGATTTAA
- a CDS encoding hydantoinase/oxoprolinase family protein produces MLLLGIDVGGTHTDAVAIGPDGLEAQIKVATQHDNLLSSIRNSLEELLRHTDPARIKQLNLSTTLSTNSIVEGNYEDVGVIVSAGPGLDPHSFMTCKDFHVIPGSLDHRGSETKRLDNLALEEAIASCRNAGIKVYAAVTKFSPRNPAHEKEMELAVGDNADFITLGHQLTGRLNFPRRISTAFYNCAVWRVFNKFADAIADTLDEMGLGQIKVNILKADGGTMPLDLSRRIPVQSIFSGPAASVMGIIALCNITHDSIIYDIGGTTTDIAIFAGGSPLIEQEGINIGSHPTLVRALKVHSIGIGGDSAISILDGRIRVGPNRLGPSIAFGGEIPTLTDALIWKDSCDCGNTERSKSGLAAFAAKNGIDTEELADQAIGYAVDKIHDSTRALVEEINQQPVYTIHELLENIKIVPRKIYIMGGPAKAMKMDIFRKFRLSTEVPKNYDVANAIGAALTRTTTELELFADTERGLMFIPSLGHRENIPRTYKLEDAQKDAMNHLLAHLGEMQVASDGSNAQITSSSSFNMVNGNSTVGRNIRVKCQIKPGVDRTYS; encoded by the coding sequence ATGCTCCTTCTAGGAATTGATGTCGGCGGAACTCATACAGACGCTGTTGCCATAGGACCTGACGGTCTGGAGGCACAGATCAAAGTCGCAACCCAACATGACAACCTGCTATCCTCCATCAGAAACAGCCTTGAGGAATTGCTCCGCCACACGGACCCTGCCCGCATAAAGCAGCTCAACCTGAGTACAACGCTTTCCACAAACTCCATTGTGGAGGGCAATTATGAAGATGTGGGCGTAATCGTCTCCGCAGGTCCGGGACTCGATCCCCATTCATTTATGACCTGCAAGGACTTTCACGTCATCCCCGGTTCACTGGACCACCGAGGTTCGGAAACGAAACGACTGGACAACCTTGCGCTGGAAGAAGCAATCGCTTCCTGCCGCAATGCGGGGATAAAAGTTTACGCTGCGGTTACTAAATTTTCCCCCCGCAATCCGGCCCATGAAAAAGAGATGGAGCTGGCTGTGGGCGACAATGCGGATTTCATTACACTAGGCCACCAACTTACCGGACGGCTGAACTTTCCGCGCCGCATTTCAACGGCCTTCTATAATTGCGCAGTGTGGCGGGTTTTCAACAAATTCGCCGATGCCATAGCCGACACCCTTGATGAGATGGGTCTGGGCCAGATCAAGGTAAATATTCTTAAAGCCGACGGCGGGACCATGCCGTTAGACCTTTCACGAAGAATCCCGGTACAATCTATTTTTTCCGGCCCGGCTGCGAGCGTCATGGGTATTATCGCCCTGTGTAACATCACGCACGATTCCATCATTTACGACATAGGCGGAACTACTACCGATATTGCCATTTTTGCCGGAGGCAGCCCGCTCATCGAGCAGGAGGGAATCAATATCGGTTCCCATCCCACCCTTGTAAGGGCTCTTAAGGTTCATTCAATCGGCATCGGCGGTGACTCGGCCATATCTATTCTAGACGGCAGGATCAGGGTCGGCCCCAACCGCCTTGGGCCTTCTATTGCATTTGGCGGTGAAATCCCGACCCTTACCGATGCGCTGATCTGGAAAGATTCCTGCGACTGCGGCAACACCGAGCGTTCCAAATCGGGACTAGCCGCGTTTGCCGCCAAAAACGGTATTGATACGGAAGAACTCGCTGATCAGGCCATCGGATACGCTGTAGACAAAATTCACGACTCCACCCGGGCGTTGGTGGAAGAAATCAACCAGCAACCGGTCTACACCATCCACGAACTACTGGAGAATATTAAGATCGTACCCCGCAAAATTTATATCATGGGCGGTCCGGCCAAGGCCATGAAGATGGACATATTCCGTAAGTTCCGTCTTTCAACCGAAGTGCCGAAAAACTATGATGTAGCGAACGCCATCGGCGCGGCGCTGACCCGTACCACCACTGAGCTAGAGCTCTTCGCCGACACCGAACGCGGGCTTATGTTCATCCCCTCCTTGGGACATCGCGAAAACATCCCCCGCACCTACAAGCTGGAAGATGCGCAGAAGGACGCCATGAATCACCTGCTGGCCCATCTGGGCGAAATGCAGGTGGCCTCGGACGGTTCCAACGCGCAGATTACAAGTTCCTCATCATTTAATATGGTCAACGGGAACAGTACCGTCGGGCGCAACATCAGGGTCAAATGTCAGATCAAACCCGGCGTGGACCGGACATATTCATAA
- a CDS encoding methyl-accepting chemotaxis protein: MDNGNVKFLRVLAGIYLAVFLAAVILCGVFFTFYSTEPWALTGLASGLIVLLALLGIGIFAVLKIQVVRPVECLTNFANLVLKGDYSDADKCTSPGLDVLRSALSELSDVYKERLGFSSSILEGLPLGCCIVDKGEHVTFLNRECLEMIGSKEDPESYYGRMLSQIFYHDDRKSVIGHCMDDDTRVMNLDAVFKHVDGSDINVLANVFPLHDVVGNVIGGCCLYVDTTELKKHEAHILNQNEMISKAAERANSVVLELSRAAEQLHELVGDARKGAMVQSEEAGQAATAMEEMNATVLEVARHAQEAAVDADKAKSEAEKGEDTVAGVVSAIDEVSGQATALKASMEDLDVKAEAIGNVLSVIEDIADQTNLLALNAAIEAARAGEAGRGFAVVADEVRKLAEKTVQATTEVHKAVSDIQQGAKTNVRATEEAVASVTRSTGLAGESGEALARIVAMSEDTSDRIRAIATAAEQQAAASEQINRSTEEVNRISNETEQAMVESSEAIEKLARLAEDLSGIIEGMQKS; the protein is encoded by the coding sequence ATGGATAATGGAAATGTAAAATTCCTGCGAGTTCTTGCAGGAATTTATTTAGCAGTGTTCTTAGCCGCAGTGATTTTGTGCGGCGTTTTTTTTACTTTTTACAGCACCGAACCATGGGCCTTGACCGGACTTGCTTCCGGTTTGATAGTCCTTCTGGCTTTGTTGGGAATTGGTATCTTTGCTGTGCTCAAAATACAGGTTGTCCGGCCTGTCGAATGTCTTACAAATTTTGCGAATCTTGTTCTTAAGGGTGACTATTCCGATGCTGACAAGTGTACCAGCCCCGGTCTGGATGTCCTGCGTTCTGCGCTCAGCGAATTGAGTGATGTCTACAAGGAGCGTCTTGGATTCAGTTCCAGTATTCTTGAAGGGTTGCCCCTTGGCTGCTGCATTGTAGATAAAGGAGAGCATGTAACCTTTCTGAATAGAGAATGCCTTGAAATGATCGGTTCTAAAGAGGACCCTGAATCATATTACGGGCGTATGCTTTCTCAGATTTTTTATCATGATGACCGTAAGTCTGTAATCGGACACTGTATGGATGATGACACTCGGGTGATGAATCTGGATGCAGTGTTTAAGCATGTTGACGGCAGCGATATCAACGTACTGGCCAATGTTTTCCCCCTGCACGATGTGGTGGGCAATGTAATTGGCGGCTGCTGCCTTTACGTCGACACTACTGAGCTGAAGAAACACGAAGCGCATATCCTCAATCAGAATGAGATGATTTCGAAAGCTGCTGAGCGCGCAAATTCAGTTGTTCTGGAGCTCTCCAGAGCGGCTGAACAGCTGCATGAGCTGGTCGGTGATGCCCGTAAAGGGGCCATGGTACAGAGCGAGGAGGCCGGTCAGGCCGCCACTGCCATGGAAGAGATGAATGCCACAGTGCTTGAGGTAGCCCGCCACGCGCAGGAAGCTGCCGTTGACGCGGACAAAGCAAAATCTGAAGCTGAAAAAGGTGAGGATACTGTTGCCGGAGTTGTCAGTGCCATTGACGAGGTTTCCGGTCAGGCGACTGCTTTGAAAGCTTCCATGGAAGATCTGGATGTGAAGGCTGAAGCTATCGGTAATGTGCTCAGTGTGATCGAAGATATCGCTGATCAGACCAATCTGCTGGCTTTGAACGCGGCAATTGAAGCTGCCCGTGCCGGTGAAGCCGGACGCGGATTCGCCGTTGTTGCCGATGAAGTTCGTAAGCTCGCGGAAAAGACCGTGCAGGCAACCACCGAGGTCCACAAAGCTGTCTCTGATATTCAGCAGGGAGCTAAAACCAACGTGCGGGCCACAGAGGAAGCGGTTGCATCCGTTACCCGCAGTACCGGCCTTGCCGGGGAATCGGGAGAAGCCCTTGCTCGGATTGTTGCCATGTCTGAAGACACTTCCGACCGGATCAGGGCTATTGCCACTGCCGCAGAACAGCAGGCTGCTGCCAGTGAGCAGATCAATCGCTCCACCGAAGAAGTAAACCGTATCTCCAACGAGACTGAGCAGGCTATGGTCGAGTCGTCCGAGGCTATCGAAAAACTGGCCCGTCTTGCTGAAGATCTTTCCGGTATTATTGAAGGTATGCAGAAGTCTTAA
- a CDS encoding metal ABC transporter solute-binding protein, Zn/Mn family, protein MKTLRISLTLIAVVLISCTAAVAGQLQTTVSIAPMKYFVERIGGENVKANIMVKAGSSPATYEPQPRQMAELSRSEIYFSIGVPFEKAWLPRFKSANSNLEIVNLGSCVVHQPMQAHVHEESGHEEHTHEGHHHSDKIMDPHIWLAPQLVRIISQQIRDTLIEHDPANAPAYVRNYLSFAAEINNLDSELLEIFARKGKKFSFMVYHPSWGYFASSYGLTQIPIELEGKEPSPKELAQLIKLAKKNSVKAIFIQPQFSRKSARAIASSIGAQVQTADPLAEDWAANLLRTANAFAEKH, encoded by the coding sequence ATGAAAACACTTAGAATCAGCCTCACATTGATAGCAGTCGTTCTTATCAGCTGCACAGCAGCCGTAGCCGGACAATTGCAGACCACAGTTTCAATAGCGCCTATGAAATATTTCGTGGAAAGGATAGGAGGGGAAAACGTAAAGGCAAACATTATGGTCAAAGCCGGAAGCAGCCCCGCAACTTACGAACCCCAACCGAGACAGATGGCGGAACTCAGTAGGTCCGAAATCTACTTTTCCATCGGTGTGCCGTTCGAAAAAGCATGGCTTCCACGGTTCAAGTCCGCAAACAGCAATCTCGAAATCGTGAATTTAGGCAGCTGCGTGGTGCATCAGCCCATGCAGGCGCATGTTCATGAAGAATCCGGCCATGAAGAACATACACACGAAGGCCATCATCACAGTGATAAAATAATGGACCCGCATATTTGGCTGGCACCGCAATTAGTAAGGATCATCAGCCAGCAGATACGCGACACCCTGATCGAACATGACCCGGCAAACGCACCTGCTTACGTGCGCAACTACCTCAGCTTTGCAGCTGAAATTAACAATCTCGATTCTGAACTCCTTGAAATATTCGCCCGCAAAGGTAAAAAGTTCAGCTTCATGGTCTACCACCCCTCATGGGGATACTTCGCCAGTTCATACGGACTGACCCAGATTCCCATTGAACTTGAAGGCAAGGAACCAAGCCCCAAAGAACTGGCACAACTGATCAAGCTGGCTAAAAAGAATTCAGTGAAGGCTATTTTTATTCAACCGCAATTCTCGCGGAAAAGCGCCCGGGCCATAGCAAGCTCTATAGGAGCACAGGTGCAGACGGCCGACCCCCTGGCTGAAGACTGGGCCGCCAACCTGCTGCGAACCGCAAACGCATTCGCTGAAAAGCACTAA
- a CDS encoding DMT family transporter: MRLFFIMMSFVFGALAPTQAGVNLRLKGFVGDPILAAIVSFTVGTLSLLAYAYFTKVPLPHAEAMTKGPWWMWTGGVMGAFFVAAAVIVAPVLGAGTMMCWMVAGQMVASILLDHYGIIGYAVREATPARIFGALLIVLGAVLVEKF; the protein is encoded by the coding sequence ATGCGTCTGTTTTTTATAATGATGTCTTTTGTGTTTGGTGCCTTGGCTCCGACACAGGCCGGGGTTAACCTGAGACTGAAAGGCTTTGTCGGTGATCCTATTCTGGCGGCTATCGTTTCATTTACGGTAGGAACGCTGAGCCTGCTGGCTTATGCGTACTTTACGAAGGTTCCTCTTCCCCACGCGGAGGCGATGACAAAGGGGCCTTGGTGGATGTGGACCGGTGGGGTTATGGGAGCTTTTTTTGTTGCGGCTGCGGTAATCGTTGCTCCTGTTCTCGGTGCCGGAACCATGATGTGCTGGATGGTGGCCGGGCAGATGGTTGCTTCCATTCTGCTGGACCACTACGGAATCATAGGTTATGCCGTGCGGGAAGCTACTCCGGCGCGTATTTTCGGAGCATTACTTATCGTTTTGGGCGCGGTACTTGTAGAAAAGTTTTAG
- a CDS encoding sigma-54-dependent Fis family transcriptional regulator — protein MTISINDYKALSQELDPEKIQTQILDLLLKMQNVERGSLWLNRNGKYECVAALGSKSEDVRGVKLSPEDQSIVGWVIQNGKMTIAKAGDERHFSTIERDFKIKSKLILCFPLHLKGHEVYGAVQVIDTSTAGKKLNLDPGYLTMMQDLVDIGSISLRNSLEFQKQRMEFAQLSQTLSNIRNNKTIVGRSQSVKKALKLVENYGATSYPVLLYGESGTGKELFAEGIHTQSSRAQKPFLTQNCSAIPENLLESELFGYEKGAFTGATTNKAGLFEAADGGTVFLDEIGDMDINLQAKLLRVLQENEIKPLGGTKTKRIDIRIISATNRNLEEDVRSGRFREDLYYRLNVLPLKLPALRERREDINLLTKHFLNREAAHSHMLPKKMSTKAMEIMSNYNWPGNIRELENMVKQFQAMIPGDTITESDLPLHITHPGANQTHEPKQSSPSPTQQNIPVQEDFSALTWKEMEYTYVMKLLEKYRWNISRAARAAQINRSTFDSRMKKLGIKKNG, from the coding sequence ATGACTATCTCGATAAATGACTACAAGGCGCTCTCCCAGGAATTGGACCCGGAAAAAATTCAGACCCAGATTCTGGATCTGCTGCTTAAGATGCAAAACGTCGAGCGCGGTTCCCTGTGGCTCAACCGGAACGGCAAATATGAATGTGTAGCAGCTCTCGGATCAAAGAGCGAAGATGTCCGGGGAGTTAAATTATCTCCGGAGGATCAGAGCATTGTAGGGTGGGTCATCCAAAACGGTAAAATGACTATTGCCAAGGCCGGTGATGAGAGGCATTTCAGCACCATCGAACGCGACTTCAAAATAAAAAGCAAACTGATTCTCTGCTTTCCCCTGCACCTTAAGGGACATGAAGTATACGGAGCCGTGCAGGTAATTGATACCAGTACAGCAGGGAAAAAGCTTAATCTTGATCCCGGATACCTGACAATGATGCAGGATTTAGTTGACATCGGATCAATATCCCTGCGCAATTCCCTTGAATTCCAAAAGCAGCGCATGGAATTCGCCCAGCTCAGCCAGACCCTGAGCAACATCAGAAATAACAAAACAATCGTAGGCCGGAGCCAATCAGTAAAAAAAGCCCTGAAGCTGGTGGAAAATTACGGAGCAACAAGCTACCCTGTGCTGCTCTATGGAGAATCCGGGACCGGAAAGGAACTCTTTGCCGAGGGAATACATACCCAGAGCTCTCGGGCCCAAAAACCTTTTTTGACCCAGAACTGCAGTGCCATCCCGGAAAATCTGCTGGAAAGCGAACTCTTCGGTTACGAAAAAGGCGCATTCACCGGGGCCACTACGAATAAAGCCGGCCTTTTTGAAGCTGCCGATGGAGGCACCGTATTCCTTGACGAAATCGGTGACATGGACATCAACCTGCAGGCTAAACTGCTGCGCGTACTGCAGGAAAATGAAATAAAACCACTAGGCGGGACTAAAACAAAAAGAATTGATATCCGTATCATTTCGGCCACCAACCGCAATCTTGAAGAGGATGTCCGGTCCGGACGTTTCAGGGAGGACCTGTACTATAGGCTTAACGTACTGCCCCTTAAGCTGCCTGCCCTGCGCGAACGAAGGGAAGACATCAACCTGCTCACCAAACATTTCCTGAACCGCGAAGCGGCTCACAGCCATATGCTGCCCAAAAAGATGTCCACAAAGGCTATGGAAATCATGAGCAACTACAACTGGCCGGGCAATATCCGTGAACTGGAAAACATGGTCAAACAATTTCAGGCCATGATTCCCGGCGACACCATCACGGAAAGCGATCTTCCGCTGCACATAACCCATCCGGGCGCGAATCAAACGCACGAACCTAAGCAGAGCTCTCCTTCCCCCACGCAGCAAAACATCCCTGTCCAAGAGGACTTCAGCGCTCTGACATGGAAAGAGATGGAGTATACATATGTAATGAAGCTACTCGAAAAATATCGATGGAACATCAGCCGCGCCGCCCGGGCCGCGCAAATAAACCGCTCTACCTTTGATTCACGCATGAAAAAGCTGGGGATCAAAAAAAACGGATAG